The Mytilus galloprovincialis chromosome 4, xbMytGall1.hap1.1, whole genome shotgun sequence genome contains a region encoding:
- the LOC143071970 gene encoding zwei Ig domain protein zig-4-like, with protein sequence MGISTTVIRILISFLFCSTLSFGRYLSDDNLFREVKRLAKEKRTTEDNKLFFKTGEDLPSETIGTAHEDIVLECQAGGKPAASIHWLKNGIRIQQGPSRDYKNDELFVEEILNEKRGALIGLGFTKSKLYLDCLSPEDEGEYTCVAETATQRIVQTTQVSVVGQFESKAHEKCIVKKSIHSASARIFLWTSHRVEISGASVQLMCRVEGSPSPVVSWVTPRGKEISHPTEKYEVLSNGDLLIRNISWKDMGSYTCSCTNDTGVDEISTFLYPTRRRS encoded by the exons ATGGGAATCTCTACAACAGTAATAAGGATTTTGATTTCCTTTCTTTTTTGCTCAACTCTATCATTCGGACGATATTTG AGTGATGACAATCTATTTCGGGAAGTAAAACGGCTGGCTAAAG AAAAGCGAACGACCGAAgacaataaattatttttcaagACTGGCGAAGACTTGCCTAGCGAAACGATAGGAACAGCACACGAAGACATTGTATTGGAATGTCAAGCTGGCGGGAAACCAGCAGCATCAATTCACTGGCTGAAGAATGGTATAAGAATTCAACAG GGTCCATCAAGAGATTATAAAAACGACGAATTATTTGTGGAGGAAATATTAAACGAGAAAAGAGGAGCATTGATAGGACTCGGTTTTACTAAATCAAAGTTATATTTGGACTGTCTGTCTCCCGAGGACGAAGGGGAGTACACATGTGTAGCTGAAACAGCAACCCAGAGAATTGTTCAGACAACACAAGTTTCAGTCG TTGGCCAATTTGAATCCAAAGCTCACGAAAAATGTATCGTAAAGAAATCAATTCATT CTGCTTCTGCAAGAATATTTCTATGGACAAGCCATAGAGTCGAAATAAGTGGTGCCTCTGTCCAACTAATGTGCAGAGTAGAAGGTAGTCCATCCCCTGTGGTATCATGGGTTACACCGAGAGGCAAAGAAATTTCACATCCTACAGAAAAATATGAG GTGCTAAGTAATGGAGATTTATTGATACGGAACATTTCGTGGAAAGACATGGGATCATATACTTGTTCATGTACTAATGATACAGGCGTTGACGAAATATCAACCTTCCTTTATCCA ACAAGAAGGAGATCGTAA